A single genomic interval of Mucilaginibacter robiniae harbors:
- a CDS encoding alpha/beta hydrolase family protein yields the protein MKKLFITLTLIIIAFSLHAQSLVGTWYGTLNVQGNKIPLVFHINKTGDAYTGSMDSPTQGANGLPATATAVTGNQITIDLAKFGIKYVGTYHPDSNQIAGNFLQGGGSFPLNLSANKPLGIKSALAARPQDPTSFPYHREDVTFTNPKAGNRLAGTLTLPPNGKASKIVVFITGSGPENRNEEIAQYNHRPFLVWSDWLTRQGIATLRYDDRGIDQSTGDYATATTADLADDAEAAVNYIHSRTDLKQLTVGLIGHSEGGMIAPMVASRNANVKFLVLLAGPGVPINELMVQQNASFMRLAGTPADVIQRNEATNQKLYAAAKQYQNLPDSAFKAQLATVLYQDFHNYPAGALGNNKLEDVVNSSVNAISNPWFRYFITFKPADYLTKIKCPVLAINGTLDMQVNSTTNLAAIKTNLQKAGNKNHQEVAMLGLNHLFQQAKTGSTTEYSEITETANPAALQKVSSWINQLSISTTKK from the coding sequence ATGAAAAAGCTTTTCATCACCTTAACCCTTATCATCATAGCTTTTAGCTTGCATGCCCAAAGCTTGGTGGGTACCTGGTACGGTACATTAAATGTACAAGGCAACAAAATACCGCTGGTATTCCATATTAATAAAACCGGAGATGCTTACACCGGCAGTATGGATAGCCCTACACAAGGGGCTAATGGCTTACCTGCTACAGCAACTGCTGTTACCGGTAACCAGATTACCATTGATTTAGCCAAATTCGGTATCAAATACGTTGGCACTTACCACCCCGATAGTAATCAAATTGCTGGCAACTTTTTGCAAGGCGGCGGCTCCTTTCCGCTTAACTTATCGGCTAACAAACCATTGGGAATCAAGTCGGCATTGGCAGCCCGACCGCAAGATCCAACCAGTTTTCCATACCACAGGGAAGATGTAACATTTACTAACCCTAAAGCAGGTAACCGATTAGCGGGAACACTTACATTACCTCCCAACGGAAAAGCCAGTAAAATCGTAGTATTTATTACAGGTTCAGGTCCGGAAAACAGGAATGAAGAGATAGCACAGTATAATCATCGTCCCTTTCTGGTTTGGAGCGATTGGCTGACCCGCCAAGGAATAGCTACTCTGCGGTATGACGATCGGGGTATTGATCAATCAACTGGCGATTATGCCACTGCCACTACTGCTGACCTGGCTGATGATGCAGAAGCTGCGGTTAACTATATTCATTCCAGAACTGATCTGAAGCAGCTGACTGTAGGGCTGATCGGCCATAGCGAAGGCGGCATGATTGCCCCAATGGTAGCCAGCCGTAATGCCAATGTGAAGTTCCTTGTACTGTTAGCAGGCCCAGGCGTACCGATTAATGAATTGATGGTACAGCAGAATGCCAGTTTTATGCGTTTGGCTGGTACCCCTGCCGATGTTATTCAGCGCAACGAGGCTACTAACCAAAAACTTTATGCAGCTGCCAAGCAGTACCAAAACTTACCCGATAGTGCTTTCAAGGCTCAATTAGCTACCGTTTTGTACCAGGATTTTCACAACTATCCGGCTGGTGCTTTAGGTAACAACAAATTAGAGGATGTTGTTAACAGCAGCGTAAATGCAATAAGCAACCCTTGGTTTAGGTACTTTATCACCTTTAAGCCTGCCGATTACCTCACCAAAATAAAATGTCCAGTGCTGGCTATCAACGGGACGTTGGATATGCAGGTGAACAGTACCACTAACTTAGCTGCTATTAAAACCAATTTGCAAAAAGCTGGTAATAAAAACCACCAGGAAGTGGCCATGCTTGGCTTGAACCATTTGTTTCAACAAGCAAAAACCGGCTCTACAACCGAGTATAGCGAGATTACTGAAACGGCAAATCCAGCAGCTTTACAAAAAGTATCCAGTTGGATTAACCAGCTATCTATAAGCACCACTAAAAAATAA
- a CDS encoding cryptochrome/photolyase family protein has translation MTKTLRLILGDQLNSNHSWYKQIDTNITYIMLEVMQEQAYVMHHVQKILAFFGAMRNFAYQLQKKGHQVIYIKLDDEHNQQDFEKNLQRIIEQQQITRFEYQLPDEYRLDEQLKSICQKLAIETAYADTEHFLTERFDVKNFFGDKKRYLMENFYRYMREKLHILMQGDEPVGDRWNFDADNRKKYDGKVPLEEPIQYHHDVSELKALVDQMGVKYFGNVDAANLEWPLSRQEALKSLDYFCEHLLPHFGTYEDAMLQDHISLFHSRMSFAQNSKLISPAEVVSRVLIYYNQHQDEISLAQVEGYIRQVVGWREFMRGVYWAQMPGYEEKNFFNHQTPLPHWFWDGKTRMNCLNKCIGQSLNHAWAHHIQRLMVIGNFALLAGLHPDEVDAWYLGVYVDAIQWVEITNTRGMSQFADGGFIASKPYVATAAYINKMSDYCKHCHYDYKTKHGERACPYNSLYWNFFDRNAEKLQGNPRIGMAYLTLKKMKPDEKQKIMEQAESYLDRLNEL, from the coding sequence ATGACCAAAACCCTACGCCTAATTTTGGGCGATCAGTTAAACAGCAACCATAGCTGGTACAAACAAATTGATACTAACATTACCTACATTATGCTTGAGGTGATGCAAGAGCAGGCGTATGTGATGCATCATGTACAAAAAATATTGGCTTTTTTCGGGGCGATGAGGAACTTTGCTTATCAGCTTCAAAAGAAAGGTCATCAGGTAATTTACATCAAGCTGGATGATGAGCATAACCAGCAAGACTTTGAAAAGAATCTGCAACGCATTATTGAGCAGCAACAGATTACCCGTTTTGAATACCAGTTACCGGATGAATACCGTTTGGATGAACAGCTTAAAAGCATTTGCCAAAAGTTAGCTATTGAAACAGCCTATGCAGATACTGAACATTTCCTGACTGAACGCTTTGATGTAAAAAACTTTTTTGGCGACAAAAAGCGATACCTGATGGAAAACTTCTACCGCTACATGCGCGAAAAACTCCACATTTTAATGCAAGGCGATGAGCCAGTAGGCGACCGCTGGAACTTTGACGCTGATAACCGTAAAAAATACGATGGCAAGGTACCGCTGGAAGAACCAATACAATATCACCATGATGTATCGGAACTGAAAGCACTGGTTGACCAAATGGGCGTTAAATATTTTGGTAATGTAGATGCCGCCAACCTTGAATGGCCATTATCCCGCCAGGAAGCGTTGAAATCGCTTGACTATTTTTGCGAACACCTGCTACCCCATTTTGGCACTTATGAAGATGCCATGTTGCAAGACCATATCAGCTTATTTCACTCGCGCATGTCGTTTGCGCAAAACTCCAAACTGATATCACCAGCCGAGGTGGTGAGTCGGGTATTAATCTACTATAACCAGCACCAGGATGAAATTTCATTAGCACAAGTAGAAGGCTATATCAGACAAGTGGTAGGCTGGCGCGAGTTTATGCGGGGCGTATATTGGGCACAAATGCCGGGTTATGAAGAGAAAAACTTCTTCAATCATCAAACGCCACTCCCCCACTGGTTTTGGGATGGTAAAACCCGCATGAACTGCCTGAACAAATGTATCGGTCAGTCCTTAAACCATGCTTGGGCACACCACATACAACGGCTTATGGTCATCGGCAATTTTGCCCTGCTGGCTGGCTTACACCCCGATGAGGTGGATGCCTGGTATCTGGGTGTTTATGTGGATGCCATACAATGGGTTGAAATTACCAATACCCGAGGCATGAGCCAGTTTGCCGATGGCGGCTTTATTGCTTCAAAGCCCTATGTAGCAACTGCGGCCTACATCAATAAAATGAGTGATTATTGCAAGCATTGTCACTATGATTATAAAACCAAACATGGTGAACGCGCCTGCCCATACAATAGCTTGTACTGGAACTTCTTTGACCGGAACGCCGAAAAGCTGCAAGGCAATCCGCGTATTGGCATGGCTTACCTGACTTTAAAAAAGATGAAGCCTGATGAGAAACAGAAAATCATGGAACAGGCAGAAAGCTATTTGGATAGGCTTAATGAGCTATAA